A single window of Aspergillus flavus chromosome 4, complete sequence DNA harbors:
- a CDS encoding uncharacterized protein (domain of unknown function-domain containing protein) — protein sequence MRQTMRLDVGLVMCLAAFSGLAEAFWRLPCRGRAGLARLDPLMDPGKDSYHVHAIHGPDSQFAKFTPCFSMTADMDSLRDSSCTSCAVTQDKSAYWHPALYFMHENGDTEVVDQVGGMLAYYLLYGDNVTAFPENFRMIAGDTFKRDFKWPIPDPPTSEWSGEQESQAALRQKAIGFNCLNYNKAAEPSLGRHFLPNKTYLDEHCTDGVRFEIMFPSCWNGKDVDSDDHKSHVAYPSTVMDGTCPEGYDTRVVSLFFETIWDTYAFKDKKGTFVISNGDPTGFGYHADFIHGWESGVLEQAVKRCTNPSGRVEDCDVFDIQTEAEQRKCKFEVPTLLKNEDVYSHKGGLPNDLVVEYGPAYASPISYTTATATQAPGASVSASVSVSIGLSIDLPGIVAVETSTSSTTTPTWTPTPTTSYIEGDVTQAIVYVEREVTVLVDGQGNPLATQTGGLETVSTVMSTTTSIISTVVTTPTASPAKRDLHEHKHAHGHHRHGHHH from the exons ATGCGCCAAACTATGAGGCTTGACGTCGGCCTAGTGATGTGCCTAGCTGCCTTCTCAGGCCTGGCTGAGGCGTTCTGGCGTCTCCCATGCCGTGGAAGAGCTGGTTTAGCCCGTCTCGATCCCTTGATGGACCCCGGAAAGGATTCGTACCATGTGCATGCAATTCATGGACCGGACAGTCAGTTTGCCAAATTTACTCCAT GCTTCTCCATGACCGCCGATATGGATTCCCTCAGGGATAGCAGCTGCACTTCGTGCGCTGTCACCCAGGATAAGTCGGCGTACTGGCACCCCGCTCTGTACTTCATGCACGAGAATGGTGATACTGAGGTTGTCGATCAAGTGGGAGGCATGCTTGC TTACTACCTCCTTTACGGAGACAACGTGACCGCATTCCCGGAAAACTTCCGCATGATCGCCGGTGACACCTTCAAGCGCGACTTCAAATGGCCTATTCCCGACCCTCCCACGTCTGAATGGTCCGGAGAACAGGAATCGCAAGCTGCTCTTCGCCAGAAGGCCATCGGCTTCAACTGCTTGAACTACAACAAAGCAGCTGAACCCTCGCTTGGTCGACACTTCTTGCCTAACAAGACCTACCTCGACGAGCACTGTACCGATGGTGTTCGCTTTGAAATCATGTTCCCCTCTTGCTGGAATGGCAAGGATGTTGACTCTGATGATCACAAGTCGCATGTCGCTTACCCCTCCACGGTGATGGATGGAACATGCCCCGAGGGCTACGACACTCGTgtcgtttctcttttctttgagaCCATTTGGGATACTTACGCGTTCAAGGATAAGAAGGGCACATTCGTAATTTCCAACGGTGACCCGACTGGCTTCGGTTACCACGCGGACTTTATTCACGGCTGGGAATCTGGCGTCTTGGAGCAAGCAGTGAAAAGGTGTACCAATCCTTCTGGCCGCGTTGAAGATTGCGACGTATTCGACATTCAGACCGAGGCTGAACAGCGGAAGTGCAAGTTTGAGGTTCCCACTCTTTTGAAGAATGAAGATGTTTACTCTCACAAGGGTGGCCTTCCTAACGACCTCGTCGTCGAGTATGGACCCGCCTATGCTAGTCCCATTTCTTACACTACAGCCACGGCCACTCAAGCCCCCGGCGCCTCGGTGTCAGCCTCGGTGTCCGTATCGATCGGCTTATCCATCGACTTGCCAGGCATTGTGGCTGTCGAGACTTCGACCAGCTCTACCACGACACCCACGTGGACACCTACCCCGACAACCTCTTATATCGAAGGGGATGTGACCCAGGCGATTGTTTACGTCGAACGGGAGGTCACTGTTCTAGTGGACGGACAGGGCAACCCTCTTGCAACGCAGACTGGAGGTCTGGAGACCGTTTCAACTGTCATGtcgaccaccaccagcatcaTCTCTACCGTTGTTACTACACCCACTGCTTCTCCTGCCAAGAGAGATCTCCACGAGCACAAACATGCTCATGGGCATCATCGCCATGGCCACCACCACTAA
- a CDS encoding amino acid transporter: MADFDIEKKPNVNPASKSENASGADDSDALRLAEMGYTQDLQRNFSILSLIGIAFCMSNSWFGISASLITGISSGGTVLIVYGLIWIGFISTCVGASLSELASSMPNAGGQYFWANELAPKKYARFASYFTGWFGYAGAVFACASVALSLGSAGVGMWQLGHPEFVPEPWHTVVAYQLINFFCYLFNCWGKTLPAVAKVTLYISLLSFFVILVTVPACAKTHASGAYVFGHFVNSTGWKSDGMAFIVGLINPNWIFACLDSATHLAEEVPQPEKNIPIAIMATVGIGFVTAWFYCISMFFSLNDLDKLLNTATGVPILELYYQALDNVPGAIVLETLLLVTGMGCLIACHTWQSRLCWAFARDRGMPGHKWLSQVNHTLDVPLNAHNASCFLVGVLGLLYLGSSTAFNSMVTACITLLYISYSCPIVCLWYRGRDNIKHGPFWLGKWGAFANIVTILWTIFCLVMYSFPSTMPVNTGSKSFLPLTNLIRLFR, encoded by the exons ATGGCCGACTTCGACATAGAAAAGAAGCCGAATGTGAATCCGGCATCGAAGAGTGAGAATGCGTCAGGAGCTGATGATTCCGACGCCCTCAGGTTGGCTGAGATGGGATACACACAGGATTTGCAGCGCAATTTCTCAATACTCTCGCTTATTGGTATTGCGTTTTGTATGTCCAATTCCTGGTTCGGTATTTCTGCATCCTTGATCACTGGTATCAGTTCTGGAGGCACCGTCCTTATCGTTTACGGGCTGATCTGGATCGGCTTCATTTCAACCTGTGTGGGGGCCTCGCTTTCCGAACTGGCCAGTTCCATGCCCAATGCCGGTGGTCAATATTTCTGGGCCAATGAACTTGCGCCTAAGAAATACGCACGATTCGCATCCTATTTCACCGGCTGGTTTGGGTATGCTGGTGCCGTTTTTGCCTGTGCTAGTGTCGCGCTCAGTCTTGGGTCCGCTGGAGTAGGAATGTGGCAACTTGGCCATCCCGAATT TGTTCCGGAGCCATGGCATACTGTGGTTGCTTATCAACTCATTAACTTCTTCTGTTATCTCTTCAACTGCTGGGGTAAAACGCTGCCTGCAGTTGCAAAGGTCACCCTTTACATCTCTCTACTATCCTTCTTCGTGATTTTGGTTACGGTGCCCGCCTGTGCCAAGACTCATGCTAGTGGAGCATATGTGTTTGGTCATTTCGTCAATTCCACTGGATGGAAGTCGGACGGTATGGCTTTTATTGTTGGGCTGATCAACCCAAACTGGATCTTTGCCTGTTTGGACTCTGCGACCCACCTTGCGGAGGAGGTACCACAGCCTGAGAAAAACATCCCCATCGCCATTATGGCCACGGTTGGCATTGGCTTTGTCACCGCTTGGTTCTACTGTATCTCCATGTTCTTCAGTCTGAATGATCTGGACAAGCTCTTGAACACAGCCACTGGTGTGCCCATCTTGGAGCTTTACTACCAAGCGCTTGACAATGTGCCCGGTGCCATCGTGTTGGAGACATTGCTGCTCGTCACCGGAATGGGATGTCTGATTGCGTGCCACACTTGGCAGTCTCGCCTCTGCTGGGCTTTTGCTCGTGACCGTGGTATGCCTGGACACAAGTGGCTTTCTCAGGTCAACCACACTCTCGATGTGCCTCTGAACGCCCACAACGCCAGCTGCTTCCTCGTTGGTGTTCTCGGACTGCTCTATCTTGGCTCCTCTACCGCTTTCAACAGTATGGTGACCGCCTGTATCACCCTTCTGTACATTTCGTACTCCTGCCCCATCGTGTGCCTCTGGTATCGCGGTCGTGACAACATTAAGCACGGTCCCTTCTGGCTTGGAAAGTGGGGTGCCTTCGCCAACATTGTCACCATCCTATGGACCATCTTCTGTCTTGTTATGTACTCCTTCCCATCAACTATGCCGGTGAACACAGGCAGTAAGTCTTTCTTACCTCTTACAAACCTGATTAGACTTTTCCGCTGA
- a CDS encoding asparaginase: MATIDDIIPEMIERQLEPQLPEARVLIIMTGGTICMRPSPSGFIPARGFQEQCLARVPTFNDGSPSTMMDVVVDNTGQIKGHQSLRTPQTAYGRRVRYTVFEFEELLDSSSIDAKGWAEIARTVERNYTLFDAFVILHGTDSLAYTSSALSFMLQNLGKTVILTGSQAPMLELQNDATDNLLGSLVVAGHFMIPEVCLYFNNRLFRGNRSSKVAASDFAAFDSPNCTPLAVTTSMRTNVNWELVNRPKGIEHFSIQTHLDTTHVACLRIFPGIKPEMIDAVLRLDGLRGLVLETFGAGNAPHGQDNALIKVLADAIKRGIVIVNVTQCLTGSVSPVYATGMSLSRAGVVAGLDLTTEAALTKLAYLLGLPDATPESVARDMSKSLRGELTEVSQPVFRHPDGALTERVQALTILGYAIAQGDLARVEEILKLENHYLLNDADYSGNTPMHLAATSPSLSILRFLLMQGGSVHIRNRNNRTPLFLAANAGLSEHVMLLRKSGAHLHSDERTAAQLLARRRPGVWGLAGIGPREVSDREMEEVGEERLAERVLAGSAP, from the exons ATGGCAACCATAGACGATATCATTCCTGAGATGATTGAACGACAGTTAGAACCTCAGCTCCCTGAGGCGAGGGTCCTTATCATTATGACCGGAGGTACCATATGTATGCGACCGTCACCATCAGGGTTTATACCGGCGCGAGGGTTCCAAGAGCAATGCCTGGCCCGGGTGCCTACTTTCAATGATGGTTCTCCTTCGACCatgatggatgttgttgtCGATAACACAGGCCAGATCAAGGGCCATCAGAGTCTACGGACACCACAGACTGCATACGGCCGCCGAGTAAGATATACGGTATTTGAGTTTGAGGAGCTGCTGGACAGCAGTTCTATTGATGCCAAAGGCTGGGCAGAAATTGCACGGACCGTCGAGAGGAACTACACACTTTTTGACGCATTCGTCATCCTTCACGGTACAGATAGTCTAGCATACACTAGCTCTGCACTCAGCTTCATGCTGCAAAATCTGGGGAAAACCGTAATCCTCACGGGATCCCAGGCTCCGATGTTGGAGCTTCAGAATGACGCGACAGATAACCTTCTTGGGTCCCTGGTTGTGGCTGGCCACTTCATGATTCCCGAAGTGTGTCTGTACTTCAACAACCGACTATTCCGTGGTAACCGGTCGAGCAAGGTTGCGGCAAGTGACTTCGCTGCATTTGATTCTCCGAATTGCACACCGTTGGCTGTGACCACTTCCATGCGCACTAACGTCAACTGGGAGTTGGTGAATCGGCCAAAGGGCATCGAGCATTTCAGCATTCAGACACATCTAGATACTACCCATGTCGCCTGTCTTCGTATATTCCCTGGTATCAAGCCAGAAATGATTGATGCCGTGTTGAGACTAGACGGACTCCGTGGTTTAGTGTTAGAGACCTTTGGAGCTGGTAACGCACCACACGGTCAAGATAACGCTTTGATTAAAGTGCTTGCGGATGCCATCAAGCGAGGGATTGTGATTGTTAACGTTACTCAAT GTTTGACTGGCAGCGTTAGCCCGGTATATGCCACCGGTATGAGCTTGTCTCGGGCTGGTGTTGTCGCAGGTCTCGACTTAACTACGGAAGCCGCCCTAACAAAACTGGCGTATCTCCTTGGTCTACCAGACGCAACCCCGGAGTCCGTGGCACGGGACATGTCGAAATCACTCCGAGGAGAATTGACGGAGGTTTCGCAGCCCGTATTCCGTCATCCAGACGGCGCTCTCACCGAGCGTGTCCAGGCACTTACCATTTTGGGCTATGCCATCGCCCAGGGAGATCTCGCACGTGTCGAAGAGATCCTGAAGCTGGAAAATCACTACCTTTTGAACGATGCCGATTACTCCGGCAATACTCCGATG CATCTGGCCGCGACATCGCCATCACTCTCCATCCTGCGCTTCCTACTGATGCAGGGTGGTTCCGTCCACATTCGGAATCGCAACAACCGCACACCACTGTTCCTGGCGGCCAACGCAGGCTTATCGGAGCATGTTATGTTGTTGCGCAAGTCGGGCGCCCATTTGCACTCGGATGAACGGACTGCGGCACAATTGCTCGCGCGACGCAGACCGGGCGTCTGGGGATTGGCGGGGATTGGACCGCGGGAGGTCAGTGACCgtgagatggaagaagtagGAGAGGAGCGACTGGCGGAGCGAGTGTTGGCCGGATCGGCACCGTGA
- a CDS encoding nitrogen metabolite repression regulator NmrA (hypothetical protein Ao3042_11376), whose translation MTQQKTIAVVNATGRQAASLIRVASAVGHHVRAQVHSLKGIIAEELESLPNVTLFQGPLLNNIPLMDTLFQGANLAFINTTSQSGDEVAIGRALADAAKRAGTIQHYIYSSMPDHSVYGPWLPVPLWAPKFTVENYIRQLGLPATFVYAGIYNNNFTSLPYPLFQMELMPDGSFEWHAPFDPDTPLPWLDAEHDVGPALLQIFKDGPKKWHGHRIALTFETLSPNQVCAAFSRALNRPCHYVHVPRVEVKVNIPPGYREQLEAIEEVFGRCNAPYFPQPEFSRPAAGSPKGLGPANGKGAGAGMMQGPGGVVSLRVTDEARHLWEGWRDMEEYAREVFPVEEEANGLDWML comes from the exons ATGACACAACAGAAGACCATTGCCGTCGTCAACGCGACGGGTCGCCAGGCCGCTTCCCTCATCCGCGTCGCTTCCGCTGTCGGCCATCATGTACGAGCTCAGGTTCATTCGCTTAAAGGCATCATTGCAGAGGAGCTGGAGAGTCTACCAAATGTCACCCTTTTCCAAGGTCCTTTGCTCAACAATATCCCTCTGATGGACACTCTCTTTCAAGGGGCCAACCTGGCTTTCATCAACACGACGTCACAATCAGGCGATGAGGTCGCAATCGGACGTGCGCTCGCTGATGCGGCCAAGCGCGCTGGAACCATTCAACACTATATCTACAGCAGCATGCCAGACCACTCGGTTTATGGACCATGGCTGCCCGTACCGTTATGGGCCCCCAAGTTCACCGTCGAGAATTATATCCGGCAACTCGGACTTCCCGCAACCTTTGTCTACGCCGGAATCTACAACAATAACTTCACCAGTCTACCATACCCGCTTTTCCAAATGGAACTCATGCCCGATGGGAGCTTTGAATGGCATGCGCCATTCGACCCGGACACTCCGTTGCCATGGTTGGATGCGGAGCATGATGTTGGCCCGGCTCTGCTACAGATTTTCAAGGATGGTCCCAAGAAATGGCACGGTCACCG GATTGCCCTGACATTCGAAACCCTCTCCCCCAACCAAGTGTGCGCAGCATTCTCGCGAGCCTTAAATCGCCCGTGCCACTACGTTCATGTGCCCAGGGTCGAGGTCAAAGTAAATATCCCGCCTGGATACCGAGAACAGTTGGAGGCGATCGAGGAGGTCTTTGGTCGGTGCAATGCGCCTTACTTCCCGCAGCCCGAATTCTCCCGTCCTGCCGCGGGCTCCCCTAAGGGCTTGGGCCCGGCCAATGGGAAAGGCGCCGGCGCCGGCATGATGCAGGGTCCCGGAGGGGTCGTATCGCTGAGAGTCACCGATGAGGCTCGGCACCTGTGGGAGGGTTGGCGCGATATGGAAGAATATGCGCGTGAGGTCTTTCCggtcgaggaggaggccAACGGATTGGACTGGATGCTGTAA